TCGTAGCCGAGTCCGAGCATCGCGGCCGACTTCTTCACGCTGAAGTGGCTGGCCTCGGAGGTGAAGATGCGCAGCTTCGGGAGGAGCTCGGCCTTGGTGAGCTCGACTCCCTCCTCCATCGCACGCTGCATGACGATGCGGCAGGCCTCGTCGCGGGCGAGGAGCAGTGCGTGGAAGTTGGACTGGCTGCCGCCGGAGGTGAAGATGCCGTCCGCAGCCGGGCCGAGGCCGATGCGCTGGGCGGTCCAGTCGACGAGGCGGCGCTCGATGAGCGTGCCGCCGATGGACTGGTCCCAGGTGTCGAGGGAGGAGTTGACGGCCGAGAGGATCGCTTCGCCGAGCACCGCGGGGATGACGACCGGGCAGTTCAGGTGGCCGAGGTAGCGCGGGTGGTGGAAGTACACCGCGTCGCGCAGGTAGACGTCCTCCAGCTCGTCGAGGACGGCGGCCGGGTCTTCCAGCGGCTTGTCCAGGTCGATGGCGTTGATGACCGGAGCGAGTTCGTCTACGGATATACCGGTGTGGGGTCGCTGCGTGCCCGCGAGTTTGGCGGCGACGCGTTCGACTCCCTCGGTGACCGAACGCCGGTAGAGGTCCGCAGTCGTCTCATTCAGCAGATGCGAGCGCATCAACGTTCCTCCGGGCAGGGGAAGATGGTGGGGTGTTCGGTGCTTAGGTTAGCCTAACCTAATTCTCAAGCCAAATGGAGATGGGCCCTGGCGGAAAACCAGGGCCCATCGTCAAATGCCTTGAAAGATAAGGGAGTTCGCTACAGGTCGGACGTCGGGTCCTCGCTCGGAGCCTTGCCCGCGTACGCCTCGGCGAGGAGCTGCTCCTCGCTCGCGCCGAGCCGCCAGTAGCCGGTGAAACGCACCGAGCGGCGGTCGACGGATCGTTCCTGCACGAAGTGGCGGCGCGTCGCGCGCACGGTGCCCGCCTCGCCCGCCAGCCAGACGTACGGGGCTTCGGCGGCGGAGGCGGACGATTCGTCCGAGCGCAGCGCGCTCAGCACCTGCTCGCGGCCGTCGCCCTCGCTCACGATCCAGGTGATCTCCGCCCCGGCGGGCGCCGAGAGCGCGAGCCGGTCGTCCTCGTGCGGCACTTCGAACCAGGCCCGCACCGCGGTCCCGTCCGGCAGCCGCTCCAGGATCGCGGCAGCGGCCGGCAGGGCCGTCTCGTCCGCGTACATCCAGATGGCGTCGGCGGTCGCCGGCGGCTGGAACCGTACCGACTTGTTCTCCGCGACGGCCGGGCCGATCGCCATGATCCGGCGGCCGGTCACGGCCCGCCCGGCCCAGCGCGAGGCCGGGGAAGTGTCTCCGTGGAGGACGAAGTCGATGTCGAGCTCGTCGGCATCGGCCCCCTCGGCCGCACGGCGCTGCTCGCGCACCGTGTACGACCGCATGACCGGACGTTCCTCGTCCGGCATCCCGCGCCAGGCGCCGAACCAGCTGTCCTCGTCCGTGGACGGGAGCACGGTGTGCTCCTGGCCCTCGGGCGGCAGGAAGAGCGAGAGGCTCTGGTCGAAGCCGCCCGAGCGGAAGTCCTTGAGGGACTCACCGCCGAACGTGACGCGCAGGAACGAGTGGCCGAGGCGGCGGGTGCGCAGCACTTCGAACTCGAAGAAGCGGAAGTGCGCGGCGGCCGGGACGGCTTCTGCTGCCTCGGCTGCTTCGGACGCGGTGGCGGTCATGCGGTGAGTTCCCCCTGGAGTGGTCACCGGCGGCGCGGGGCGCCGCCGGTGGGATTCAGCTGGTTCAGCTGACCTTCTTGGCGTTCTGGATGGACTTCGCGAGGTCCTCCAGGATCTGCGCGCACTTGGCGTACGAGAAGATCGGCTCGGTCACGCGCGGGGTGATCTGGCCGGCCTTGACGGCGGGCAGCTCGGCCCAGGTGGCCTTCGCCTTCAGCTCCTCCGGCTGCAGGGTGCCGGTGCGGTTGTCGAGCAGGACGACGTCGGCCTTGTACTTGCCGGCGTTCTCCCAGCTGAGGCTCTCGAAGAAGCCGCCCTCGTCCAGCTTCTCCGGGGTGACGAACTCGACGCCGAGGGACTTGAAGTACTTCAGGTCGGCCGAGGTGTCCGGGGTGGAGACGTAGAACAGGTCGGCGGAGCCGGAGCCCACGAGCACCTTGACGCCCGGGTTGGCCTTGGTGGCCTCGCGCAGCTTCGCGGCGGCGGCCTCGAAGCGGGCCTTGGCGTCGACGGTGTTCTTGGCGTTCATGTCCGCGCCGAGGGACTTGGCGAGCTCCGCGGTGCGCTCCAGCGCCTTGTCGAGGGTGGCGTCGCCGCCCACGGAGATGGCGGCGGCGGGGGCCAGCTGCAGGATCTTGTCCTTGGAGGCCTCCGGCACGTACCAGTAGGTGCCGTCCCACGTGTTGGTGACCAGCAGGTCGGGCTGGAGGGCCGCGTACTTCTCGACGTTGAACTCGTCGTAGACGTTGCCGAGGATCTCCACCTTCGAGATGTCCATCGAGCCGGCCTGGACGTCGGCCTTGCCGTCGGCGGTCTTGGTCGGGCCGAAGACGCCCTTGACCGGGACGCCGTAGTCGTACAGCGCGGCGGCGGTGCCGGTGAACGCGACGATGTTCTTCGGCTTCGACTTGGTGCTGACCTCCTTGCCGAGGTCGTCCTTGAACGACCAGGCGCCCGAGGCCGCGGAGCTCTTGTCCGAGCCGCCGTCACCCTTCTTCGCCGAGTCGGTGCCACCGCACGCGGCGAGCGCCGCGACCAGGCCGAGGGCGCCGCCGGCCGCGATGATTCCGCGACGGGTGAAGGGGGAGGTTCGGGACTTGGGCATGTCGATGTCCGATTTCGTGCGTGCCGGTGGCCACTGGGCCGTTCGGTGGGAAGGTTAGCCTAACCTTGGCCGAAATTGGTAAGGTGGGCCTAACTTTCTTCGCCGGGTGTGTGGCGGCACATGCGGAGAGGGCCTCCCGCCGGCGACGGGAGGCCCTCTCTGTCGGTCATGGCCGGAGCGGATCCGGCTCGATCGGGCTGGTCGGATCAGAGCCCGTTGTCGATGGCGATGGTGGAGTTCTCGGTGCCGCAGGTGCTGGTCGCGCTGTTGTGGGTGGCGTCACCCGAGTACGTCGCCAGCCACTTGTACTCACCCTGGTTGCTGGCGTTGATGTAGAAGTTGGTGTTGTTGGTCTGGGCAACACCGCTGCCCGACAGCGTGCCGGTCCAGGTGCCCACCTTGTTGGTGCTGCAGTTGTTGTTGTTCGGGCCGTACAGGTCGAACGTGACGGTTCCAGTGGGCTGACCGCCGAACTGGGCCGTGACCGTGGCCGTGTCCTGCGGGAGGAACCTCTGCCTGGTGAGGAGGTTCGCGGGGGCCTTGCCCACGGTCAGGGGCTCGCTGGTGCAGGCGCTCATCGCCGGCATGTTGTTGGCGTCACCGCTGTAGGTGGCCTGCCAGTAGAACGTGCCGACCTGGTTGAACTGCGCGGCGGCCGAGTTCGGGACGACCCCGTTGGTGACCGTCACCGGGCTGCCGACCTGGACCCTGTTCAGCGAGCAGGCCGCGTCCGTGTAGTAGGCGTACGTGACCGTGCCGCCTGCGGTGGTGGTCGCGCCGCTGAGGCTGGCCGAGTCGTGCACGAAATCACCGATCGTGGCCGTGCTGATCGGGTTTCCCTGGGCGTTGAGGAGCTGGGTGCTGATCGAGGGCTCGGTCCTTCGGACCACGGTCGTCTCGTCGGCGTCCTGGCAGGGAGTGGAGGCGGCCTGGTTGTTCGGGTCGCCGGTGTAGAAGGCCCTCCAGTAGTAGGTGCCGGCGGCCGTCGTGGTGTACCCCGGGCTGGTGGTGTACTGGCCGGGGCCGTTCACCGCGATGGGGCCGAAGCTCTGGACCAGGGTCGTGCAGGTCGCGTTGCTGTAGAGGTTGAACGAGATGCTGCCGCCCGCGGTCGCGGAGGCGCCGCCCAGCGTCGCGGTGTCGGTGATGGTGTCACCGACCGTCGCCGTGGGCGTGGCGGAGGTGATCAGCGACGTGCAGTTGGTGATCTGCACCGGCTCGGGCGAGATGAAGTCCTTCAGCTCGGAGGTGAACGAGTCCGAGGAGCGGCTCTTCACGTAGGCGGAGCCGAAGGTCGTGCAGGAACTGCCCGGCGGGAAGAGCGCGTTGTACGAGATCGCCGCCTCGCCGAACGTGAACGGGGAGAGGGCGGTCGTGCTGAGTCCGCCGGTCTGGTTGGCGGGGATCGTGTTGGTGTTGACCGAGCCCACCGCCAGCGGGTTGGTGGTGCCGCTGATGATCGTCGCCGGACCCCAGGCCGTGCCGCTCCAGGTACGGATGGAGATGGCCGGGACGGTGCCGCCCTGGGAGAGGTCGTACGTGATCAGCTTGTCGCCAATGGTGCGGACCGGGGTCTCGGGCGGCGACAGGGTCCCGTTGTTCGCGCAGTTCGTGGGCATCTGCGTCAGGTCGCAGAACTTCTGGTTCAGCTCGAAGTCCATGTTCGTGGTGCCCTGCGGGCTGTTGACCCGCTGCCAGAACAGCTCCAGGAACTTCGGCGTCGTGGTCTGCTCCGTGAACACGCCGAAGTTCTTCAGGTCGCTCTTGTTCGGCGGGACCGAGCCGGGGACGATGAACGGGTCCGGGTCGTCCTCCTTCGAGCCTCGGCCGAAGGCGTCGTCGTTGGACCCGCTGGGCAGGTCGGGCTTCACCAGGACCCCGGTGCGGAACGGGGTGTTCGTGCCGCCGGTGAGCCAGTCGATGCAGCCGGCTCCGCCATTGACAACCAGGTTCGCGCTGGTGTCGATCTCGAAGCGGCTGTTGTCGAGCGCGGTGGCCGTCGAGCACAACTGGACTGCTGCCAGCGCCTGAGCGTTCAGTGCCGCCGGCACGGTGAGCGAGGCGGCGAGCGTGGCGGTGACGAGCGCTGCCCTGAGTTGGCGCCTTCTCCGAGGCCGGGGGGGCTGCACGGAACTGATCACTGGGGGGTCTCCTCATGTACTTGAGGCCGGAGCGCGCCTGTGTCGACACTGCGGTCCCGAGCTACTGCTGAGGGCAGTGGACAGCGCGCAGCCAGGAACGTAACACCAGCAATTTGCACATATGTGGCAACACTCTGTAATCCAGTGATCTCGCGATTAGTCACCCAATATGTGAAAAAGCGGCCCGCGTGGGGGCGCGGGCCGCTTGGTTCAGGGGGTGGGATCAGCCGTTGAAGCCCAGC
This genomic window from Streptomyces sp. NBC_01351 contains:
- a CDS encoding siderophore-interacting protein — translated: MTATASEAAEAAEAVPAAAHFRFFEFEVLRTRRLGHSFLRVTFGGESLKDFRSGGFDQSLSLFLPPEGQEHTVLPSTDEDSWFGAWRGMPDEERPVMRSYTVREQRRAAEGADADELDIDFVLHGDTSPASRWAGRAVTGRRIMAIGPAVAENKSVRFQPPATADAIWMYADETALPAAAAILERLPDGTAVRAWFEVPHEDDRLALSAPAGAEITWIVSEGDGREQVLSALRSDESSASAAEAPYVWLAGEAGTVRATRRHFVQERSVDRRSVRFTGYWRLGASEEQLLAEAYAGKAPSEDPTSDL
- a CDS encoding ABC transporter substrate-binding protein, which produces MPKSRTSPFTRRGIIAAGGALGLVAALAACGGTDSAKKGDGGSDKSSAASGAWSFKDDLGKEVSTKSKPKNIVAFTGTAAALYDYGVPVKGVFGPTKTADGKADVQAGSMDISKVEILGNVYDEFNVEKYAALQPDLLVTNTWDGTYWYVPEASKDKILQLAPAAAISVGGDATLDKALERTAELAKSLGADMNAKNTVDAKARFEAAAAKLREATKANPGVKVLVGSGSADLFYVSTPDTSADLKYFKSLGVEFVTPEKLDEGGFFESLSWENAGKYKADVVLLDNRTGTLQPEELKAKATWAELPAVKAGQITPRVTEPIFSYAKCAQILEDLAKSIQNAKKVS